The DNA sequence CGGCGAGCGCTCCAGCCACAGCTGGTTCGTCCTGAAGTACCTCCTGGGCTTCAAGGACGTCCGGAACTACGACGGGAGCTGGACGGAGTGGGGAAACCTGGTCGCCGCCCCGGTCGAGAAGCCCTGATGGCTTCCGGGGAGAGCGCGATGCGGCCGGAGGAATACGCGCGCAGGCAGGAGCAGGTGGGGCGCTGGCGGATCAATATCGTCAGCTATCGGCTGGGCGACCGGTACCTCTGCACGGTGGATAACGTGGAGCCTGGAGCACGGCTCGCGCGGGGGGAAGGGGGGACACGGGCGGAGGCGGAGCAGGCAGCCATCGCGAAGGCGACGGCCCTGCTCTCCCGGACCCGCGTCATGGGGTGAGGCGGCCTGGACCGCACCCCCCTGGCGGCCGAGGACGTGAGGCCCTACCGCTGCAGCAGGACCCCGAGGGGTGGCTGCATGATCCCGCGTACCCAGGCAGCCAGGTTCTCCAGGTCGGACTTCCCCCAGACGAAGAAAAGGGCCATCGCACCGTAGAAGGGAAGGTGGCCCACCAGCTCCTCCGGCCCGAAGATCCCCAGGGTCAGGTTGAAGGGGAACCAGGCGACCACGATGATGTCCCGGAGGAACACCCCGCTCATGACGCAGAGGCCCACCAGGAGTTCCACCGCGCCGATCACCAGCACGAATTGGGCATCGGTCAGCGGCACCCCGAGGGCGGGGAGGAAATTCAGGGGGTACTCCGCCAGGAAGTCCACGGCCATCGGGACGTTCAGGAGTTTTTCGGTGAAGGCGACCGCGATCAGGCTGAGGCCGATCGCCACGCGCAGCGCCGGGACGGCCCACACGAGGAGGCGTGGGCCCGGCTCCCACTTCGGAAAGAGTGCCCGGTCCACCGCGAAGGGTCCCCGGCCGCCGCAGTAGAAGAAGGCGCTGAAGCCCAGGATGTGGACCGCCTCCAGCATCTGTTCGATGCCGACCACGAAGAGGCCGACTCCCCACATCAGGGCCAAGAGGAGCGCGAAGAGCCGGGTCGCCGAGCCGTAGAAGAGGCCGAGCATCACCCCGATCTGTCCCAGCGTGAACAGGTGGGCCCAGATCCCCTCCAGGCCGTTGCTGGGGGCGAAGAGGGTGTGGTTGAGGCCGTTGACCAGCAGGGAGACGCCGAGATGGGCCGCAAGGAAAAGGGGCACGAAGGCGTAGAGCGCGTCCCTTCCCTCGGGGGTCCCCCCGAGCGCCACGGGGCCGGGGACGAAAGAACGCTGCCCCCGCCATCGCCAGAGGAGGAGTGCCCCCGCCCAGAGGGCGAGGGGTCCCCCGATGGCCAGCCACGTCCAGGGCTCCGCGAGCGCTTCGGGCCGAAGCGGATAGGCCTCGGCATCGAGGAACCACTTCTCGTGCGCGTGGGCGGTCTGGCCCCAGGCCCCCAGCATGGCCAGCGTCCCGGCGAGCCCTCGCCGGAGGCGTCTGCGATCGCCGTGCATCTTCCCACCCTCCTCCCGCCGGGACTGGACGGCGCGGGCCTGCTCCTCTATCGGGAGTCAGGGACGCTTATAGCACCAGGGACACTCGGCTGGCTAGGGGGCCGGCTGAAGCATGCGGGCGTGCGGGGGACCAAGAAGATCGGGGCACCGCCGGGCAGGCGACGGGCGGCGCGGCGAGAGGACCGCTGATGCAACTCCATGGACTGACCGTGGCGGTCACGGGGAGCCGGCGGGCCTCGGAGCTCGCCGAGCTGGTCGCCCGCTTCGGCGGCGTCCCGTACGTGGCCCCCACGGTCGGAATTGACGTGCAGGAGGAGGCGGACCTCCAGGTGGATGCCCTGGTGCAGCGGATCCTCGGGGGCCCATGCGATTATGCCGTCTTCATGACGGGACCGGGGGTCTATCTGCTGATGGCCAAGGCGGAGACACTCGGGGTGCAACGCGCGGTCGTGGATCGCCTGAACCGCGTCGCGGTCGTGGCGAGGAGCCAGAAGCCGCAGAAGGTGCTGGAGCGGTACGGCGTGCGGGTGCGGCTGGTGCCCTCGGACAATACGGCGGCCGGGATCGCCGCCGAGATGGGGAAGCTCGACCTCGAGGGAAAGCGTGTGGCGATCCTCTGGCATGGGGCCGCGGGGCCCGTCCTTCGCCAGACCCTGGAAAGCAGGGGGGCAGACGTCTTCGAGGCGCAGGCGTACATGTACTCGCCGGAGCTCGAGAAGAGTGGTGCCGCCGTTCTTCAGGCTCTGGGATATCAATACGTCAGCCCCGAACACGAGAGGGTCCTCGAGCTCATCCGGGAAGTCCAGGGGGGAAACATCCAGATCATCACCTTCACCAGTCCCCCCGCTGCGCGGAACCTCTTCCGCATGGCGGCGGAGCACAGCCTGGACGAGGACCTGTGCAGGGCGTTGAATGCGAACGTGCTGGTTGTCGCCGTCGGGCCCCCGACGCGGCGGGCGATCGAGGAACACGGGATCAGCGTGGACGTGATGCCGGAGGCTTACAAGCTCGGGCCGATGGTGCGAGCGATCGTGGAGTATCTGGCTCAGCCCCTCTCCTCGCCGAAGATGCGATTGCTTGCGAGGGCTGTGTCCGGGAACGGAGAGGACAGCCATGGCCAGTCCTGAGCGCGCCGAAGTGGATGTTCTCCTGCAGCTCTACCAGATCTATGACCGGAACCGGGAGGCGCTCCTCTGGTTCCTGCACGACCTCGCCCCGAAGGACTACGCCGCGTACACGGCCCAGTACGCCGGCACGTCCAGAGAAC is a window from the Candidatus Methylomirabilis sp. genome containing:
- a CDS encoding uroporphyrinogen-III synthase; translated protein: MQLHGLTVAVTGSRRASELAELVARFGGVPYVAPTVGIDVQEEADLQVDALVQRILGGPCDYAVFMTGPGVYLLMAKAETLGVQRAVVDRLNRVAVVARSQKPQKVLERYGVRVRLVPSDNTAAGIAAEMGKLDLEGKRVAILWHGAAGPVLRQTLESRGADVFEAQAYMYSPELEKSGAAVLQALGYQYVSPEHERVLELIREVQGGNIQIITFTSPPAARNLFRMAAEHSLDEDLCRALNANVLVVAVGPPTRRAIEEHGISVDVMPEAYKLGPMVRAIVEYLAQPLSSPKMRLLARAVSGNGEDSHGQS
- a CDS encoding DoxX protein, with amino-acid sequence MHGDRRRLRRGLAGTLAMLGAWGQTAHAHEKWFLDAEAYPLRPEALAEPWTWLAIGGPLALWAGALLLWRWRGQRSFVPGPVALGGTPEGRDALYAFVPLFLAAHLGVSLLVNGLNHTLFAPSNGLEGIWAHLFTLGQIGVMLGLFYGSATRLFALLLALMWGVGLFVVGIEQMLEAVHILGFSAFFYCGGRGPFAVDRALFPKWEPGPRLLVWAVPALRVAIGLSLIAVAFTEKLLNVPMAVDFLAEYPLNFLPALGVPLTDAQFVLVIGAVELLVGLCVMSGVFLRDIIVVAWFPFNLTLGIFGPEELVGHLPFYGAMALFFVWGKSDLENLAAWVRGIMQPPLGVLLQR